One segment of Fuscovulum ytuae DNA contains the following:
- a CDS encoding ABC transporter ATP-binding protein, with the protein MADAVLDTVLTLKDVRLTLAGNAGPVDILKGISLEVHAGETVGLIGPSGSGKSSLLMLMGGLERATGGEVRALGQDLTAMDEDGLARFRRGKMGVVFQSFHLMPTMTALENVAVPLELMGVPDAFARAEAELQAVGLGARMGHYPSQMSGGEQQRVALARAAAPRPAILLADEPTGNLDGVNGQAIMDLLFGLRDRHGATLVLVTHAPELAARCDRVVRLADGRVVQSEVAA; encoded by the coding sequence ATGGCGGATGCGGTGCTCGATACAGTTCTGACGCTGAAGGACGTTCGGTTGACTTTGGCGGGAAATGCGGGGCCGGTCGATATCCTCAAGGGCATATCACTGGAAGTTCATGCGGGCGAGACGGTTGGTCTGATCGGGCCGTCGGGATCGGGGAAGTCGTCGCTTTTGATGCTGATGGGGGGGTTGGAGCGGGCCACGGGGGGCGAGGTGCGCGCCTTGGGGCAGGACCTGACGGCGATGGACGAGGATGGGCTGGCGCGGTTCCGGCGCGGCAAGATGGGGGTGGTGTTCCAGTCCTTCCACCTGATGCCCACAATGACGGCCTTGGAGAATGTGGCGGTACCCTTGGAGTTGATGGGGGTGCCAGATGCCTTTGCACGGGCAGAGGCGGAGTTGCAGGCCGTGGGTCTGGGCGCGCGGATGGGACATTATCCAAGCCAGATGTCGGGGGGCGAGCAGCAGCGCGTGGCGCTGGCCCGCGCGGCGGCACCACGTCCGGCGATCCTTTTGGCGGATGAGCCGACGGGCAACCTTGATGGGGTGAACGGGCAGGCCATCATGGACCTTTTGTTCGGGTTGCGGGATCGGCATGGAGCGACGCTTGTCCTTGTGACCCATGCGCCGGAACTGGCCGCGCGCTGTGACCGGGTGGTGCGGCTTGCCGATGGGCGGGTTGTGCAGTCGGAGGTGGCGGCGTGA
- the hemC gene encoding hydroxymethylbilane synthase, protein MTNPLPSPAQPLKIGTRGSPLALWQAHEVRRCLMGAFDLPEAAFEIVVIKVTGDQILDKPLKEIGGKGLFTREIEEALIDGAIDIAVHSMKDMPTVQPEGLVLDCYLPREDVRDGFVSPGVASLADLPQGAVVGSSSLRRRAQLALRRPDLRLVEFRGNVQTRMRKLEEGVAVATFLAMAGLNRLGMAHVARSAIAPEEMLPAVAQGAIGVERRIADQRVAGMLAAIHDGPTGVRLAAERGFLARLDGSCETPIAGLAVIEGERLWLRGEILRPDGSESITAERRGAISDAAAMGRDLADEVLGRAPEGFFSWR, encoded by the coding sequence ATGACAAATCCGCTTCCCTCCCCCGCCCAGCCCTTGAAGATCGGAACCCGTGGTTCGCCCCTTGCGCTGTGGCAGGCGCATGAGGTGCGGCGCTGCTTGATGGGGGCCTTTGACCTGCCGGAGGCAGCCTTTGAGATCGTGGTCATCAAGGTGACGGGGGACCAGATCCTTGACAAGCCGCTGAAGGAGATCGGCGGCAAGGGGCTGTTCACACGCGAGATAGAGGAGGCCTTGATCGACGGGGCCATAGATATAGCGGTCCATTCGATGAAGGACATGCCGACGGTGCAGCCGGAGGGGTTGGTCCTTGACTGCTATCTGCCGCGCGAGGATGTGCGGGACGGGTTCGTTTCGCCGGGGGTCGCGTCGCTGGCTGATCTGCCGCAAGGGGCGGTGGTGGGGTCTTCGTCGCTGCGGCGGCGGGCGCAATTGGCGTTGCGGCGGCCTGATTTGCGGCTGGTGGAGTTCCGGGGGAACGTTCAGACGCGGATGCGCAAGCTGGAAGAGGGGGTGGCGGTGGCCACCTTCCTTGCCATGGCGGGGTTGAATCGGCTGGGCATGGCGCATGTGGCGCGATCCGCCATCGCGCCGGAGGAGATGCTGCCTGCCGTGGCGCAGGGCGCGATTGGGGTGGAAAGACGCATTGCGGATCAACGGGTTGCAGGGATGCTGGCGGCGATCCATGACGGGCCGACGGGGGTGCGTTTGGCCGCCGAGCGGGGGTTCCTTGCGCGCTTGGACGGGTCTTGCGAGACGCCGATTGCGGGGTTGGCTGTGATCGAGGGTGAGCGCCTTTGGCTGCGGGGTGAGATCCTGCGGCCTGACGGCAGCGAGTCGATCACGGCTGAGCGGCGGGGGGCCATTTCCGACGCCGCGGCCATGGGGCGCGATCTGGCGGATGAGGTGCTGGGGCGGGCGCCTGAGGGATTTTTCAGCTGGCGCTAA
- the hemF gene encoding oxygen-dependent coproporphyrinogen oxidase: MTDLFDARKARAAAWFRELRDQIVASFEGLEDRFGEGEPGRFEVTPTTRADGGGGLMSVMRGGRVFEKVGVNVSEVHGTLGERAQKAMAARGVPGMDKDPRFWASGISLVAHMVNPHAPAVHMNTRMFWTPHAWWFGGGSDLNPAIEYAEDTAHFHGQMQAACDLHDAGYYPKFKAWADEYFFVPHRGRARGVGGIFYDDLNSGGPDADSWDADFAFTQDVGRHFLPAFVPVTERRVGSAWTEADREAQLVHRGLYAEYNLVYDRGTKFGLETGHDANAVLMSLPPIAKWT; the protein is encoded by the coding sequence ATGACCGACCTGTTCGATGCCCGCAAGGCCCGTGCCGCCGCTTGGTTCCGTGAATTGCGCGATCAGATCGTCGCCTCATTCGAGGGGCTGGAGGATCGGTTTGGCGAAGGCGAGCCGGGCCGGTTTGAGGTGACACCCACGACGCGGGCCGATGGCGGTGGCGGGTTGATGAGCGTGATGCGCGGTGGCCGGGTGTTTGAAAAGGTCGGCGTGAACGTGTCCGAGGTGCATGGCACCTTGGGCGAGCGGGCGCAGAAGGCGATGGCAGCGCGGGGCGTGCCGGGGATGGACAAGGACCCGCGCTTTTGGGCATCGGGGATTTCGCTGGTGGCGCATATGGTGAACCCGCATGCGCCTGCGGTGCATATGAACACGCGGATGTTCTGGACGCCGCATGCATGGTGGTTCGGCGGTGGGTCGGATCTTAACCCGGCCATCGAATATGCCGAGGATACGGCGCATTTCCATGGCCAGATGCAGGCGGCCTGCGATCTGCACGACGCGGGCTATTACCCAAAGTTCAAGGCATGGGCGGATGAGTATTTCTTCGTGCCGCATCGGGGAAGGGCGCGGGGCGTGGGGGGCATCTTTTATGATGACCTGAATAGCGGTGGCCCGGATGCCGACAGCTGGGATGCGGATTTCGCCTTCACGCAGGATGTGGGGCGGCATTTCCTGCCTGCCTTCGTGCCGGTGACAGAGCGGCGGGTGGGCAGTGCATGGACCGAGGCCGACCGCGAGGCGCAATTGGTGCATCGCGGGCTTTATGCGGAATACAACCTTGTCTACGACCGGGGCACGAAGTTCGGGCTGGAGACGGGGCATGATGCCAATGCCGTGTTGATGAGCCTGCCGCCCATCGCCAAGTGGACTTGA
- a CDS encoding arylesterase has translation MKIAFQLSNATYGARRRLRNITLALASVTLAATLSVGHPSAAQAEPTIVALGDSLTAGYGLPDGEGLVPQLNAWLAAQGSPATVINAGVSGDTSAGGLSRLDWSLTPETDALIVTLGGNDLLRGLPPEETRKNIDSIVKTATDRGLAVLVVPMQAPGNFGPDYKADFDSLYADIATAHGAKITAPFFRLLSPDATDPGQIRQWMQPDGIHPNKDGVAQIVTRLGPALLDLAAQSGD, from the coding sequence ATGAAAATCGCCTTCCAACTGTCCAATGCCACATATGGCGCGCGCCGCAGGCTCCGCAACATCACATTGGCGCTAGCCTCTGTAACGCTCGCCGCAACCCTTTCCGTCGGGCACCCCTCTGCCGCACAGGCCGAACCCACCATCGTGGCGCTTGGCGACAGCCTCACCGCAGGCTACGGCCTGCCCGACGGCGAAGGTCTGGTCCCCCAACTCAACGCATGGCTCGCCGCGCAAGGCTCCCCCGCCACCGTGATCAATGCAGGCGTCTCGGGCGACACCTCGGCGGGCGGCCTCTCCCGCCTCGACTGGTCGCTGACGCCGGAAACCGACGCCCTGATCGTGACGCTCGGCGGCAATGACCTCCTCCGTGGCCTGCCCCCCGAAGAAACCCGCAAGAACATCGACAGCATCGTGAAAACCGCCACCGACCGCGGCCTTGCCGTCCTCGTCGTCCCGATGCAGGCACCGGGCAATTTCGGCCCCGATTACAAGGCTGATTTCGACAGCCTCTATGCCGACATCGCCACGGCCCATGGTGCGAAAATCACGGCCCCCTTCTTCCGCCTGCTCTCGCCCGACGCCACCGATCCGGGCCAGATCCGCCAATGGATGCAACCCGACGGCATCCACCCCAACAAGGACGGCGTGGCGCAGATCGTCACCCGCCTCGGCCCCGCCCTCCTCGACCTCGCCGCGCAGTCCGGGGACTGA
- the hemE gene encoding uroporphyrinogen decarboxylase translates to MTQPTKTILRALAGETLPTPPIWMMRQAGRYLPEYRATRAQAGDFLSLCYTPDLAAEVTLQPIRRYGFDAAILFADILLLPQALGPKLWFETGEGPRMETTTTMDQVRALKPTDAIHDTLSPVYETVRILARELPKETTLIGFAGAPWTVATYMIAGRGSKDQGAAHALKNTDRATFEALIDRITEATVEYLSAQVIAGAEVVKLFDSWAGSLKGQDFKDFAVKPAARIISAMKDRHPGLPIIAFPREAGDGYIGFAAKTGADCVAIDNSVSPEWAAEHVQPGGCVQGNLAPEHMVTGGEALVRETRRVVDAFRKGPHIFNLGHGITPDADPANVQLMIDTVRGA, encoded by the coding sequence ATGACCCAGCCCACCAAGACCATCCTGCGCGCCCTTGCCGGCGAAACGCTGCCCACCCCGCCGATCTGGATGATGCGTCAGGCGGGTCGCTACCTGCCCGAATACCGCGCCACACGCGCGCAGGCCGGGGATTTCCTGTCGCTCTGCTATACCCCTGATCTTGCTGCAGAAGTTACCCTGCAACCGATCCGCCGCTATGGCTTTGACGCGGCCATTCTCTTTGCCGACATCCTCCTTCTGCCACAGGCCTTGGGGCCGAAACTCTGGTTCGAAACCGGCGAAGGCCCGCGGATGGAAACCACCACCACGATGGATCAGGTCAGGGCGCTCAAACCCACCGACGCGATCCACGACACGCTTTCCCCGGTCTACGAAACCGTCCGCATCCTCGCCCGCGAATTGCCCAAAGAAACCACCCTCATCGGCTTTGCCGGCGCCCCTTGGACGGTCGCCACCTACATGATCGCAGGCCGTGGCTCCAAAGACCAAGGCGCCGCCCATGCGCTCAAGAACACCGACCGCGCCACTTTCGAGGCGCTGATCGACCGCATCACCGAAGCCACGGTCGAATATCTCTCCGCCCAAGTGATCGCCGGGGCCGAGGTGGTTAAGCTCTTCGACTCATGGGCAGGCTCCCTGAAAGGTCAGGATTTCAAAGACTTCGCCGTCAAACCCGCCGCCCGCATCATCAGCGCGATGAAGGACCGCCACCCCGGCCTGCCGATCATCGCCTTCCCGCGTGAGGCAGGCGACGGCTATATCGGCTTCGCCGCCAAGACGGGGGCAGATTGCGTGGCCATCGACAATTCCGTCAGCCCGGAATGGGCCGCCGAACATGTCCAGCCGGGGGGCTGCGTCCAAGGCAACCTTGCCCCCGAACACATGGTCACAGGCGGCGAGGCGTTGGTCCGCGAAACCCGCCGCGTGGTCGATGCCTTCCGGAAGGGGCCGCATATCTTCAACCTCGGCCATGGCATCACGCCAGATGCCGACCCCGCCAATGTGCAACTGATGATCGACACGGTCCGCGGGGCCTGA
- a CDS encoding SDR family NAD(P)-dependent oxidoreductase, with translation MSFSISGKTAIVTGAANGIGLAIARHFLDKGANVMFADMDEARLEDEVGAEARGEGQVRMFAGDLRQKLTIANLLSATVDAFDRVDILVNASRQCRTSNPIDPEEDGVDELWQQNVLTSLRLSQMTAKRMIQKAEKAGTEGMIGSIINLSSLAAVRTQPELLAYSISSAAVEQMTRSLAVALAPKGIRVNAVSFASVLSASMQGALKENPDWRGVVEAGTPLGRIASADEVAEAAHFLASDASGFMTGQVLTLDGGRGLLDVVAAPSF, from the coding sequence ATGAGCTTTTCGATTTCGGGCAAGACGGCCATCGTGACCGGGGCGGCCAATGGCATCGGGTTGGCGATCGCGCGGCATTTCCTCGACAAGGGGGCGAATGTGATGTTCGCTGATATGGACGAGGCGCGACTTGAAGATGAAGTGGGTGCCGAGGCGCGGGGCGAGGGGCAGGTGCGGATGTTCGCGGGCGATCTGCGGCAAAAGCTGACCATCGCCAATCTGCTTTCGGCCACGGTGGATGCCTTTGATCGCGTGGACATTCTTGTGAATGCCAGCCGCCAGTGCCGGACATCAAACCCGATCGACCCGGAAGAGGATGGGGTGGATGAGTTGTGGCAGCAAAATGTGCTGACCAGCCTGCGCCTCAGCCAGATGACGGCGAAGCGGATGATCCAAAAGGCGGAAAAGGCCGGAACGGAAGGGATGATCGGGTCGATCATCAACCTTTCGTCGTTGGCGGCGGTACGGACGCAGCCTGAACTGCTGGCCTATTCGATCAGTTCGGCAGCGGTGGAGCAGATGACGCGGTCCTTGGCCGTAGCCTTGGCACCCAAAGGGATACGGGTGAATGCGGTGTCCTTTGCCAGCGTCCTGAGCGCGTCGATGCAGGGCGCGCTGAAGGAGAACCCGGATTGGCGCGGGGTGGTCGAGGCGGGTACGCCGCTGGGCCGGATCGCCAGCGCCGATGAGGTGGCGGAGGCTGCGCATTTCCTTGCCAGCGATGCGTCGGGGTTCATGACGGGGCAGGTCCTGACACTGGACGGCGGACGGGGCCTGTTGGACGTGGTGGCGGCCCCGTCGTTTTGA
- a CDS encoding FAD-binding oxidoreductase, with amino-acid sequence MSLIPALEALLGKTNVLTGPDTARLSRDWMGTYEGAPLAVARPGSTAEVAATVKLAAEHGIPVIPISGNTGLTGATYTEGGLLLSTERLNRIRDIRPSSRLAIVEAGVILSRLHDAAADHDLYFPLWFGARGSAMIGGVLSTNAGGSNVLRYGSTRALCLGLEVVLPDGQILDLMSELHKDNSGYDLKDLFIGAEGTLGIITAAVMKLVPAPRAHATATLAARSLPDALILLNRLQAATGGLVEAFEYMPADYMTRLEKVRPDLGIPFPAHRDCTILVEVAATAPALTTETAQGTLPLTDLLEDTLAALMEEGLILDATLARSSTQRAAMWARREAAAELGAAVKPMIDSDIALPLDKVETFLTRIAPRLDAIAPGAETLTVAHLGDGNLHFSVYPGDPSKDLYDRVITAIEDIVQDLGGSFSAEHGVGLSKLPSMARRKNPVALDLMRKIKRAIDPANLMNPGKVIPPK; translated from the coding sequence ATGTCCCTCATCCCCGCCCTCGAAGCCCTTCTCGGTAAGACGAATGTCCTCACCGGGCCCGATACCGCGCGCCTGTCGCGCGATTGGATGGGCACCTATGAAGGTGCCCCCCTCGCCGTCGCCCGCCCCGGCTCCACCGCCGAAGTGGCTGCCACAGTCAAACTCGCCGCCGAACACGGCATCCCCGTCATCCCCATCTCCGGCAATACAGGTCTGACAGGGGCCACCTACACCGAAGGCGGCCTCCTTCTGTCCACCGAACGCCTCAACCGCATCCGCGACATCCGCCCCTCCTCCCGCCTCGCCATCGTCGAGGCGGGCGTCATCCTCTCGCGCCTCCACGACGCCGCCGCCGACCACGATCTTTATTTCCCCCTCTGGTTCGGCGCGCGCGGCTCCGCCATGATCGGCGGCGTCCTGTCCACCAATGCGGGCGGATCGAACGTCCTGCGCTACGGCTCGACCCGCGCGCTTTGCTTGGGGCTCGAGGTCGTGCTCCCCGACGGCCAAATCCTCGATCTCATGTCCGAACTGCACAAGGACAACTCTGGCTACGACCTCAAGGACCTCTTCATCGGTGCCGAAGGCACCCTCGGCATCATCACCGCCGCCGTGATGAAACTCGTCCCCGCCCCGCGCGCCCATGCCACGGCCACCCTCGCCGCCCGCTCGCTGCCCGACGCCCTCATCCTTCTGAACCGCCTGCAAGCCGCCACAGGCGGTCTGGTGGAGGCGTTCGAATACATGCCCGCCGATTACATGACCCGGCTGGAAAAGGTCCGCCCCGATCTTGGCATCCCCTTCCCCGCCCATCGCGACTGCACGATCCTTGTCGAAGTTGCCGCCACCGCCCCCGCGCTCACTACCGAAACGGCGCAAGGCACACTCCCCCTCACCGATCTGCTGGAAGACACCCTCGCCGCGCTGATGGAGGAAGGCCTCATCCTCGACGCCACCCTCGCCCGCTCCTCTACCCAGCGCGCGGCCATGTGGGCGCGGCGCGAGGCGGCGGCCGAACTTGGCGCCGCCGTCAAACCGATGATCGACAGCGACATTGCCCTCCCCCTCGACAAGGTCGAAACCTTCCTCACCCGCATCGCGCCTCGGCTTGACGCCATCGCCCCCGGCGCCGAAACCCTGACCGTTGCCCATCTGGGCGATGGAAACCTGCATTTCTCGGTCTATCCCGGCGACCCGTCGAAAGACCTTTACGACCGCGTCATCACCGCGATCGAAGACATCGTGCAAGACCTTGGCGGCTCCTTCTCTGCCGAACATGGCGTGGGCCTGTCCAAACTGCCCTCCATGGCCCGCCGCAAAAACCCCGTTGCACTTGACCTGATGCGCAAGATCAAACGGGCCATCGATCCGGCCAATCTGATGAACCCCGGAAAGGTCATCCCCCCGAAATGA
- a CDS encoding EamA family transporter, with protein MALWVWAALLGALAQTGRNATQAGLTSALGTVGATQVRFLFGLPFAVFFLLMQTTWTGSAIPIPGLSTLGWTALGAWAQIAGTALMLLLMRDQGFGVATAWIKTEPVLVALLGIALLGDHLTSGTLAAIALATGGVLVLSIKPGPIRTLFQFRPAALGLLAGAGYGLAAIGFRGGITALPEGGFLTRALTTLTLALAIQSATLLIWLAIFDKGALKGSFRVWRTSLAAGFLGAFASACWFTGFSLTTAANVRTLALVEVPLAQIVARLHFRQKTTPRQYLGMAIIVAGVAALLWQQA; from the coding sequence ATGGCGCTTTGGGTCTGGGCCGCGCTTCTGGGGGCGCTGGCCCAGACCGGGCGCAATGCCACGCAGGCGGGCCTGACATCCGCGCTGGGAACCGTTGGCGCGACGCAGGTCCGCTTTCTCTTCGGCCTGCCCTTCGCCGTATTTTTCCTTTTGATGCAAACTACTTGGACAGGATCGGCCATCCCCATCCCCGGCCTGTCCACCCTTGGCTGGACAGCCCTCGGCGCATGGGCACAGATCGCGGGCACCGCGCTCATGCTCCTCCTCATGCGGGATCAGGGCTTCGGCGTCGCCACGGCATGGATCAAGACCGAACCCGTCCTCGTGGCGCTTCTGGGGATCGCCCTGCTGGGCGACCACCTGACCTCCGGGACGCTTGCCGCCATCGCGCTGGCCACGGGAGGGGTCCTCGTCCTGTCGATCAAGCCAGGGCCGATCCGAACCCTCTTTCAGTTCCGCCCCGCCGCCCTCGGCCTTCTGGCGGGCGCGGGCTATGGCCTTGCTGCCATCGGCTTTCGCGGCGGCATCACCGCCCTGCCCGAGGGCGGTTTCCTCACCCGCGCGCTGACCACGTTGACCCTCGCGCTTGCGATCCAATCCGCCACACTGTTGATCTGGCTTGCGATTTTCGACAAGGGCGCGCTGAAAGGTTCCTTCCGCGTCTGGCGCACATCGCTTGCCGCAGGTTTCCTTGGCGCCTTCGCCTCGGCCTGCTGGTTCACAGGCTTCTCGCTGACCACCGCCGCGAATGTTCGCACATTGGCACTGGTCGAGGTGCCACTGGCCCAGATCGTCGCCCGACTGCACTTTCGGCAGAAAACCACGCCGCGACAGTATCTTGGCATGGCGATCATCGTGGCAGGCGTGGCGGCGCTGCTGTGGCAGCAGGCCTGA